The region GTGCGCTCCATCGGCGCTTCGTTCAATTGCGCGGCGATGGACTCAAGTGTTCCTCGCAAGATTCTTTGATCCGGCCAGGACGCGCGGCACACGATGGCCACCGGGCAATCGGCGCCATAATGCGGTATCAGTTCGGCAACGACCTTCGCGATCGCATGGATCGAGAGATGAATGGCCAGCGTCGTCCTCGTCGCCGCAAAGCTCGCGAGCTTCTCACGGTCCGGCATCGACGAGGCGCGACCCTGCGTCCGCGTGAGAACCAGCGATTGCGCGACTTCCGGTAACGTAAGTTCGACACCCAAAGCAGCCGCTGCCGCGGCAAAAGCTGGCACACCGGGTGTGATCGTATAGGGAATGGAGAGTTGCTCCAGCACGCGGATTTGTTCGCCGAGCGCGCTCCAGATGGAGAGATCCCCCGAATGCAACCGTGCAACATCCTCCGCCGCACGATGCGCGCGTAAAAATTCCGCGCCGATCTCATCGAGACTCATCGAGGCCGTATCGATGATGCGGGCATCCTTCGGGCAATGTCCGAGCAATGCCTGCGGCACCAGCGATCCCGCATAAAGACAAACCGGCGAGACCGCAATAAGATCGCGGCCGCGCAAGGTAATGAGATCGGGGGCGCCTGGCCCCGCACCGATGAAATGAACGGTCATGGCTCTCTGGTTACGAGTCTCTTCTGCCTGCGATCGCGCAGCTTGCACCTGCTTCGCTCATCCGTGCAAGCAGCAGAACGGACCCAGGCCCAGCCCCGGCCAGCGCGGCCGTCTCGGCGATAGACGGCAATCCAAACAGCGCCATAACTTTTGAAGAGCGCGTGGCGGCGCGTGAGGAGACTTGCCGCAAAACCTCGGCTTCGAGAAAAACAAGCGGCAGGCCGAGGGTTTTCGCCGCCTTGGCCAGGCCGGGCTCGTTTTGCTTCGCAGCATGCGTAAAAAGGCAGGCGTCCGTGTCAAGACAGGACGCCACCGCCAGAGCACGGGCGACAAGCGCAACGATGGCCTCGCTCGGACAGCCCTTTTTGCAGCCGATGCCGATGGCGACAGTGGTTTGGGGTGCGTTGAGTTGCACCGTGCTCCTTCGCAATCAACGCGGTTGGCTTGCCCCGTTCAATAGGTTTTATACGCCAAGAATTTTCCCGACATGACAATTTTCACGCGGTCGCCCTTGGGATCCGGCTCGCGGCTGATGTCCATCGAGAAATCGATCGCACTCATGATGCCGTCACCGAATTCCTCATGGATCAATTCCTTGATCGTCGTCCCATAGACTGAGACGATCTCGTTCAAACGGTAAATCAGAGGATCGGTCGAAATAGCAGTCGGCAAGGAGCCTTTGTAGGGCGCGATCTGAAGCCAGGCGATCGCATCATCTGGAAGTTCGAAGAGTGCGCCGACTTTCTCGGCTTGCTCCTTGGTGAACACCATCTGGCCAAGGCAAGCGGCGGTCGTCCATTCCTTGCTCTTCCCAACCGCCGCCGCGACATCCGCCCAGCTGATGTTTTTCATAACCTTGGCGTGGCGGATCATGTTTGTGACTTCACTGCGATGGGTGAACATAAGGGGCTCCGTGGATGGGAAGGCTCCGGTGATCCTACAATCAGTAACCGCAGTGTCCAAAGTTTTGTGAACAGCGGCAAATCATCATGCCCGCGCGTGCCAGGTTTTGCTTCGAGGTCAGCGCTTTGCTAGAAGCTCTGAGGAGCGGGCACAATTGGCTTCTTGGAGAGCGGAGTCCAGGGGTTTCCCTGCGCTCAATCGAGACTTGCTGCGCAAACGTCATTGGATGAAACCCAACCCAGCCAGGACAAAAATGGAACAATTCACCTCTCTCACCGGTGTCGCGGCGCCGCTCGAAATCACCAATATCGACACCGACATGATCATCCCGAAGCAATATCTCAAAACCATCAAGCGCACCGGCTTGGGCGAGGGCCTTTTCGCGGAGATGCGCTACCAGGATGATGGCAGCGAAAACCCCGATTTCGTCCTCAACAAGCCCGCCTACCGCAACGCCAAGATTCTCGTGGCGGGCGACAATTTTGGCTGCGGCTCGTCGCGCGAGCATGCCCCCTGGGCGCTTCTCGATTTCGGCATAAGATGTGTGATTTCAACGAGTTTTGCCGATATTTTCTACAACAATTGCTTCAAAAACGGCATTTTGCCAATCGTTGTCTCTCCGGAAAATCTTGCCAAGCTGCTGGACGACGCCAAGCGCGGTGCCAATGCGACGGTTTCCGTCGATCTCGAGGCCCAGGACATTCGCGGCCCCGACGGCGGCATAATTCATTTCGACATCGACCCTTTCCGCAAGCATTGCCTGTTGAATGGCCTCGACGACATCGGCTTGACGCTCAAAAAATCCTCTCAAATCGAGATATTCGAGAAAAAATCCGGGGCGGAGCGTTTTTGGCTCTGATCGCGTGGAAAAAATCCTGTGGCAATGGCCCCCGTGCGAT is a window of Methylocapsa sp. D3K7 DNA encoding:
- the leuD gene encoding 3-isopropylmalate dehydratase small subunit — translated: MEQFTSLTGVAAPLEITNIDTDMIIPKQYLKTIKRTGLGEGLFAEMRYQDDGSENPDFVLNKPAYRNAKILVAGDNFGCGSSREHAPWALLDFGIRCVISTSFADIFYNNCFKNGILPIVVSPENLAKLLDDAKRGANATVSVDLEAQDIRGPDGGIIHFDIDPFRKHCLLNGLDDIGLTLKKSSQIEIFEKKSGAERFWL
- the cynS gene encoding cyanase, whose amino-acid sequence is MKNISWADVAAAVGKSKEWTTAACLGQMVFTKEQAEKVGALFELPDDAIAWLQIAPYKGSLPTAISTDPLIYRLNEIVSVYGTTIKELIHEEFGDGIMSAIDFSMDISREPDPKGDRVKIVMSGKFLAYKTY
- the cobM gene encoding precorrin-4 C(11)-methyltransferase codes for the protein MTVHFIGAGPGAPDLITLRGRDLIAVSPVCLYAGSLVPQALLGHCPKDARIIDTASMSLDEIGAEFLRAHRAAEDVARLHSGDLSIWSALGEQIRVLEQLSIPYTITPGVPAFAAAAAALGVELTLPEVAQSLVLTRTQGRASSMPDREKLASFAATRTTLAIHLSIHAIAKVVAELIPHYGADCPVAIVCRASWPDQRILRGTLESIAAQLNEAPMERTALIIVGQVLARGDFRPSALYDKDYQRRFRGKAQ
- a CDS encoding cobalamin biosynthesis protein → MQLNAPQTTVAIGIGCKKGCPSEAIVALVARALAVASCLDTDACLFTHAAKQNEPGLAKAAKTLGLPLVFLEAEVLRQVSSRAATRSSKVMALFGLPSIAETAALAGAGPGSVLLLARMSEAGASCAIAGRRDS